The following proteins are co-located in the Malus sylvestris chromosome 13, drMalSylv7.2, whole genome shotgun sequence genome:
- the LOC126595208 gene encoding uncharacterized protein LOC126595208 encodes MARNVSHSLGFQFNQSSWLSLALSWTALVLIGVALPVVVLVVFNCSDCDKYQIKGFELVIVGSQAVLAAVSVLCISHSLRKYGIRRFLFVDRNSGHMVRFRNDYIKQIKDSFCLLVRWALPCFLLKTLREVVRMIYVHQDSCGWGMSVGVLLALVLSWAYVSTITLTASILFHLVCNLQVIHFDDFGRLLERESDVLVFMEEHIRLRYHLCKISHRFRIFLLLQFLVVTASQFVTLFETTGYSGEISVVNGGDFAVSTIVQVVGIILSLHAATRISHRAQGIATVASRWNALMTCSSNDTSHNRSSNGSVNSEAANSLNSLHISYSDSDLESMDYVQMPTNTQLASYMSSYHRRQAFGMYQLPLLPNVVLANQPRRDHNIRMDGRQRPPQHDLFHRTVFDYLCAWKDVSFLLDLIRSHFFPATLALINRPAKIDVKGSRPESLICSGLHRHLFAMWYFEVYDLFPTTSPAAGEK; translated from the exons ATGGCTAGAAACGTTTCTCACTCTCTTGGGTTTCAATTCAACCAATCTTCTTGGTTGAGCCTTGCTCTGTCCTGGACGGCCCTGGTTCTCATCGGTGTGGCTCTTCCGGTAGTTGTGCTTGTGGTGTTCAACTGCTCCGACTGTGACAAGTATCAGATTAAAGGGTTCGAGCTCGTTATCGTGGGATCGCAGGCGGTTCTGGCGGCGGTCTCTGTGCTCTGCATCTCTCACAGTCTTCGCAAGTATGGCATTCGGCGGTTCCTGTTTGTTGATCGCAATAGCGGTCACATGGTTCGGTTTCGAAACGATTACATCAAGCAGATTAAG GATTCTTTCTGCTTGCTCGTTCGGTGGGCGCTCCCATGTTTTCTTCTGAAGACTCTACGTGAGGTTGTTCGGATGATATATGTCCATCAGGATTCATGTGGGTGGGGGATGTCGGTCGGCGTACTGTTAGCTTTGGTTCTGTCATGGGCTTATGTGAGTACGATCACTTTAACAGCCAGCATTTTGTTTCACTTGGTCTGCAATTTGCAAGTTATCCACTTCGACGATTTCGGAAGGCTCTTGGAGAGGGAATCTGACGTGCTGGTGTTTATGGAGGAGCATATCCGCCTGCGCTACCATCTCTGTAAAATAAGCCACAGGTTCCGGATCTTCCTCCTACTGCAGTTCTTGGTTGTCACAGCTAGCCAGTTTGTGACTCTATTTGAAACCACAGGATACAGTGGAGAAATCAGTGTCGTAAATGGAGGCGATTTTGCG GTCTCCACGATTGTTCAAGTTGTCGGCATTATTCTTTCCCTCCACGCAGCAACCAGAATTTCCCATAGAGCGCAAGGCATAGCGACAGTTGCCAGTAGATGGAATGCGTTAATGACATGCAGTTCTAACGATACATCTCACAACAGAAGCTCAAACGGCTCGGTGAACTCAGAGGCCGCCAACTCATTAAACTCGCTACATATAAGTTACTCCGACAGTGATTTGGAGTCGATGGATTATGTTCAAATGCCTACAAACACACAGCTGGCTTCGTACATGTCTTCGTATCACAGGAGACAAGCTTTTGGTATGTATCAGCTTCCATTGCTTCCGAA TGTTGTACTTGCAAACCAACCACGGAGGGATCACAATATTCGGATGGATGGTCGACAGAGGCCTCCTCAACACGATCTTTTTCATCGAACTGTCTTTGATTACCTTTGTGCTTGGAAAGACGTTAGTTTTCTCCTCGACTTGATACGTTCCCACTTTTTCCCGGCCACATTGGCGTTGATAAACCGACCTGCGAAAATAGACGTTAAGGGTTCACGCCCGGAATCGTTGATTTGTTCTGGTTTGCACCGTCATCTCTTCGCGATGTGGTACTTTGAAGTGTACGACTTGTTTCCGACTACAAGTCCAGCGGCCGGAGAGAAATAG